The Caldanaerobius fijiensis DSM 17918 genome has a window encoding:
- a CDS encoding SIR2 family protein produces the protein MPFIGAGVSYEAKHRGGITDLTITSKMQNRVFEALKEKCASQKCCKSCVVKKEVCNGGSRDKPNISFDKVCELWEWSCSENHQIETCRRFELIYDILKIPEFANVEPTDAHYYIAFLAREGLIDEVITTNYDTCMEQAYCNTFGLKYPLMGDDSPALVIDTLSEYRDKAGRQFTSGPKPRRCLKVYKINGCAGKLPPKQDHVQNGQCKCKSILLTERDLQHWRHRSWARDLFRDRMRSRTLLFSGFGSDEPQVRFTVMQVCEEFALQEKDSTQSGTNSNDEIWTKPNAPFIAAYGNELTLSQTQILHAFAHYSNASISPKDLNANSFLGSDIEFFDSKDSSGTQVLEADIFWKRVFQAAFWRLLREECRRDGAAASFLSLSLPCASALMVEVLDWLAPENNSGFNFGRFPEMLDLKEGERRVIPLMRWVERVRGIQPEVKEGLYSNLIENSVLIMIVLMLIYLLLLNDSYEPNNDITWQLLNNMIGDKDGPLGLYIDTSHIFSGANIRLYIIHRDVASYLPQKILWSEDKKISTAIQIVVGNWQASTRRIWLVNKKNDDIKVVTVRQISFLQLLGHAHNVREAKKTFHDNLRRTFILTDEGRRRVRLRTEPL, from the coding sequence GTGCCGTTTATCGGTGCGGGTGTTTCTTACGAAGCTAAACATCGTGGAGGAATCACTGACCTCACGATAACGAGTAAAATGCAAAATCGCGTTTTTGAAGCTTTGAAGGAAAAATGTGCAAGTCAAAAATGTTGTAAATCATGTGTAGTTAAAAAAGAAGTGTGTAATGGGGGGAGTAGGGATAAACCCAATATATCCTTTGATAAGGTCTGTGAGCTTTGGGAGTGGTCCTGCTCAGAAAATCATCAGATCGAGACATGTAGGAGATTTGAACTAATCTACGACATTTTAAAGATCCCTGAATTTGCAAATGTAGAGCCTACCGATGCTCACTATTACATTGCATTTCTTGCAAGGGAGGGACTTATAGACGAAGTAATTACCACCAATTATGATACGTGTATGGAACAAGCTTATTGTAATACTTTTGGATTGAAATATCCCTTGATGGGAGATGATTCTCCGGCTTTGGTGATAGATACACTCTCAGAATATCGTGACAAGGCAGGAAGACAATTTACAAGCGGGCCAAAACCACGGCGGTGTCTTAAGGTTTATAAAATAAACGGATGTGCCGGAAAGCTGCCTCCAAAGCAAGATCATGTTCAGAATGGACAATGTAAATGTAAAAGTATTCTTTTGACCGAAAGAGATCTGCAGCACTGGCGACATCGCAGTTGGGCAAGGGATCTTTTCCGCGATCGAATGCGTTCGCGCACCCTTCTTTTCTCCGGTTTTGGCAGTGATGAACCGCAGGTACGCTTTACAGTTATGCAGGTCTGTGAGGAGTTTGCTTTGCAAGAGAAGGATAGTACCCAGTCCGGTACAAATAGTAATGACGAAATTTGGACCAAGCCGAATGCACCTTTTATAGCTGCTTATGGAAATGAGCTTACCTTAAGTCAAACACAAATATTGCACGCCTTTGCTCACTACTCTAATGCATCGATCAGCCCGAAAGACCTCAATGCAAATTCTTTTCTTGGTTCAGATATTGAGTTTTTTGATTCAAAGGATAGTTCAGGTACACAGGTACTGGAAGCCGATATATTCTGGAAGCGCGTTTTCCAGGCAGCTTTTTGGCGGCTTTTGAGGGAAGAATGCAGGCGCGATGGTGCTGCCGCGTCCTTTCTCTCGTTGTCATTACCTTGTGCTAGCGCACTTATGGTCGAAGTTCTCGATTGGTTAGCTCCTGAAAATAACTCGGGGTTCAATTTCGGACGTTTTCCAGAAATGCTTGACTTAAAAGAAGGTGAAAGAAGAGTTATTCCTCTGATGAGATGGGTAGAACGGGTACGTGGAATTCAACCTGAGGTAAAGGAAGGCTTGTACAGCAATCTTATTGAAAATTCAGTGTTAATAATGATTGTGTTAATGTTAATCTATTTATTATTATTAAATGATTCATATGAACCTAATAATGATATTACCTGGCAGCTACTGAATAACATGATCGGCGATAAAGATGGCCCCTTGGGTCTATATATTGATACATCCCATATATTTAGTGGTGCAAATATTAGGCTCTACATTATCCATAGAGATGTAGCAAGCTACTTACCTCAAAAAATATTGTGGAGTGAAGACAAGAAAATTAGTACAGCTATACAGATAGTGGTCGGTAATTGGCAGGCAAGTACTCGCAGAATATGGTTGGTTAATAAGAAGAATGATGATATAAAGGTAGTTACGGTTCGCCAGATCTCATTTTTACAGTTGTTAGGACATGCCCATAATGTTCGAGAGGCCAAGAAGACATTTCACGATAATCTTAGAAGAACTTTTATATTGACCGACGAGGGACGTCGCCGTGTGCGTCTCAGGACGGAACCATTATAG
- a CDS encoding nuclease-related domain-containing protein: MLARFVEQDKEIKKLFYQKINEKEEREKQKHLDKISEGFLGWLLEPIADVAYTWRRNSEKEQGSSGENSVGWALHLWLPGDAVIVNDLVLEVEPDEFIQVDHLVLSTNGIFVLETKSWDGTFLGTKDKWRMKQGNKWIEVQSPTKQNERHIKLFKKWLEENLSNLYEKVKEHIYPIVVFKRAKWVKAKDCSMPVVIGGMEAVGEIKKVKGENISEQDINLIIEAVKNAKPLDHEEWSKKHSKEKEKNKGKYQVTTGKTSTGKMYVRIVGKKKDAEKVAEEYRKQNYTISEIRQDKKDESAWFFYYS, translated from the coding sequence ATGTTAGCCCGTTTTGTAGAGCAGGATAAAGAAATAAAAAAGCTTTTTTATCAGAAAATCAACGAAAAAGAAGAAAGAGAAAAACAAAAACATTTAGACAAGATTAGTGAAGGTTTTTTGGGCTGGTTATTAGAACCTATTGCAGATGTCGCTTATACATGGAGGCGCAATTCTGAAAAAGAACAGGGAAGTAGTGGAGAAAATTCAGTTGGTTGGGCATTACATTTATGGCTTCCAGGCGATGCAGTTATTGTAAATGACCTTGTTTTAGAGGTAGAGCCTGATGAGTTTATACAAGTCGATCACCTTGTGTTAAGTACAAATGGAATTTTTGTATTGGAGACAAAATCATGGGATGGGACTTTTTTGGGTACAAAAGATAAATGGCGTATGAAACAGGGGAATAAGTGGATTGAAGTTCAAAGCCCTACTAAACAAAATGAAAGGCATATTAAGTTATTTAAAAAATGGTTAGAAGAAAATTTGTCTAATTTATATGAGAAGGTTAAAGAACATATATATCCCATTGTTGTATTTAAACGTGCTAAATGGGTAAAAGCTAAAGATTGCAGCATGCCTGTTGTTATTGGAGGAATGGAAGCTGTTGGAGAGATTAAAAAAGTAAAAGGAGAAAATATATCTGAGCAGGATATTAATTTAATTATTGAAGCTGTAAAAAATGCTAAACCACTAGATCATGAAGAATGGAGCAAAAAACATAGCAAAGAAAAGGAAAAAAATAAAGGAAAATACCAAGTCACGACAGGGAAAACCTCGACTGGTAAAATGTATGTAAGAATTGTGGGAAAGAAAAAAGATGCAGAAAAAGTTGCAGAGGAGTATAGGAAGCAAAATTATACAATAAGTGAAATAAGGCAAGATAAGAAAGATGAAAGTGCATGGTTTTTTTATTATTCTTGA
- a CDS encoding AAA family ATPase: protein MNDKHVSRIKSIKLCRFRGFVNDTPIELNTDADIVLLRGPNGFGKTSFVDALCLLLNRHYYSERLPLSSCNGENHGETYIEAVVKYAENQSDTVKVTVMENSKKQPEIVPLESSWIGGISKELAARCSFFYQDLLSKLFEEEDAQVGLLEFLSPKPENVQKAQDAVRQALKQWKADSDNILKSFAQKDFLGEGDISEKRKKAVIAFRDAWNEMVKVARTEMQITLPERDRNWLFLINSENLRAGWQSELRSLGAECLDLLMPNGMQLGTDEKPSVVLHFIEEAMSQLRYKVINQMAGTREKLKLLLDDIPNDAQVFPPSNWPEKEKEISRLSKEVRKLEMQN, encoded by the coding sequence GTGAACGATAAACATGTATCGCGTATAAAGTCGATAAAACTTTGCAGGTTTAGGGGGTTTGTAAATGATACTCCGATTGAATTAAATACCGACGCTGATATTGTGTTGCTGAGGGGCCCCAATGGTTTCGGCAAAACGAGTTTTGTCGATGCGCTTTGCCTTTTATTGAATCGTCATTATTATTCAGAAAGGTTACCATTATCTTCGTGCAATGGGGAAAATCATGGTGAAACTTATATTGAGGCAGTTGTTAAATATGCTGAAAACCAAAGCGATACTGTGAAGGTGACTGTCATGGAAAATTCGAAAAAACAACCTGAGATTGTACCTTTGGAAAGCTCATGGATCGGCGGTATTTCAAAGGAATTGGCTGCGCGTTGCAGTTTTTTTTACCAGGACCTCTTGAGCAAACTTTTTGAAGAGGAGGATGCTCAGGTTGGACTTTTAGAATTTCTCAGCCCAAAACCTGAAAATGTACAGAAAGCCCAGGATGCGGTGAGACAAGCGCTGAAACAATGGAAGGCTGATTCTGACAATATATTGAAAAGTTTTGCTCAAAAGGATTTTCTCGGCGAAGGTGATATCAGTGAAAAGAGAAAAAAGGCGGTGATTGCTTTCAGAGACGCATGGAATGAAATGGTAAAAGTAGCACGGACGGAAATGCAGATTACACTTCCTGAAAGGGATAGGAATTGGTTATTTTTGATAAATTCAGAGAATCTGCGAGCAGGATGGCAGAGTGAGTTGAGAAGTTTGGGTGCGGAATGTTTGGATTTGCTTATGCCTAATGGAATGCAGCTTGGTACAGATGAAAAGCCTTCTGTAGTCTTACATTTTATAGAAGAAGCTATGTCTCAATTACGGTATAAAGTAATAAATCAAATGGCTGGAACTAGAGAAAAGCTCAAGTTGCTTCTAGATGATATACCTAACGATGCTCAGGTGTTTCCACCTAGTAATTGGCCTGAAAAGGAAAAGGAAATAAGCAGGTTATCGAAGGAAGTCCGTAAGCTGGAGATGCAAAATTAA